Sequence from the Qipengyuania pelagi genome:
CGAGACCCTCAAGCGTGTGCAGACCCCTCAAGCGTTCCGCTTTGCTTCGATCCTCACCGCACATCGCGAATGGAAGGGCGAACCGATCGCGGGCGATGATGCGCAGGTGCTGCGCGCCGCCGGGCAAAGCGTCGCTATGGTTGCAGGGCACGAACGGCTCGCCAAACTGACTTTTGCGGAGGATTTCATGCCGATGACACCGCCGGTGCGCACCGGCCTGGGATACGATGTCCATCGCCTCGTAGCGGGCGAAGAGCTTTGGCTGGGCGGCATCCAGATCGAGCACGATAAGGGCCTGTCCGGTCACAGCGATGCGGATGTTGCCCTCCACGCCCTGACGGACGCCTTGCTGGGCGCGATCGGCGATGGTGATATCGGCAGCCATTTCCCGCCCAGTGACCCGCAATGGAAGGGCGCGCGGTCGAGCCAGTTCCTCGAACATGCGGCAAAGCTGGTAGCCGCGCAGGGCTATGCGGTCGGCAATATAGACCTGACGATCATCTGCGAGGAGCCGAAGATCGGCCCCCACCGCCCCGTCATGCGCCAACGAATCGCGGACCTGCTCGGCGTTGACATCGATCGCGTATCGGTGAAGGCAACCACCACCGAACGGCTCGGCTTCACCGGCCGCGGCGAAGGGATCGCGGCGCAAGCCGTCGCCACGCTGATCCGCAATTGAGGGGCACCGCGCTGATGATCATGAACCTGCTCCGCCTCGCTGGAATCGCTGCGCCTGTCGGAGCTTCCGGTAATTCAGGAGCGGGCCGATGACCTACGGCCTGCTTCCCGAAGATATTGAGGCTCTCGCGCGCAAAGTCGTCGAAGAAAACGCGCAGGCAGGCCGCACGGTGGCACTGGCGGAAAGCTGTACGGGAGGCCTGGTCGCCGCCGCGCTGACCGAGGTGCCGGGATCTTCCAGCGTCTTCGACCGCAGCTTCGTGACCTATTCCAACGCCGCCAAGCGCGAAATGCTGGGCGTGCCGAGCGAGATCATCGAGACTTTCGGGGCGGTCTCCATCGCCTGCGTCTGGGCGATGGCGAAAGGCGCGCTCGAACGGAGCGGCGCCGACGTGGCGGTCGCGATTAGCGGTGTGGCCGGTCCGAGCGGCGGCACGACCCTGAAGCCGGTCGGAACCGTCGTCTTCGCGCGCGTCACGCGCAATTCGGAAAACACGCCCGACGGTGAGCTCAAACTGTTCGACGGACCCGATCGCGCCGCGATCCGCAAGGAAGCGGCCTTGTGGGCGCTCGAACTGCTCCTGCCGAAACAGCGCGAGGATGCGGGCGCCAGCGCCGATTAAGCGCTGCCGGGTGCCTGCTCACGGCCGTAGAGTTCGTCCGCCCGCCTCTCGAACGCCTCCACCATCTTGCGGAATGCCCGATCGAAATACTGGCCTGCCAGCGCTTCGAAGACGGCGTTGCGGAAGGTGAACTGGACGCAGAAATCGATCTCGCACCCACCATCCTCGGTCGGACGGAAAACCCAGCTATTGTCGAGATCGCGCAAGGGACCATCCATATAATAGACGTCGATCCGGTTGGGCCGGTCCTTGGTGACGCGCGAGGTGAATTTCTCGCGGATGGCCTTGAAGCCCACCAGCATATCGGCGGTCATCTCGTGTTCGCCGTCTGATCGTACACGCGTGGCGACCACCCACGGCAGAAATTCGCCATAGCGCCTGACATCGGCCACTAGGTCGAACATCTGCTCGCAGCTATAGGGGAGCCTGCGCGTCTCGCGGCTGCCCGGCATCAGCGCGCGGCTTTCTTCGCCAGCTTCGCCTCCCGCGCGGCGCGCATTTGGGCGAAATCGTCGCCGGCGTGATAGCTGGAGCGGGTCAGCGGGCTCGCCGCGACTTGCAGGAACCCCTTGGCGCGCGCGATCGAACCATAGGCGGCAAACGCCTTGGGCGTCACGAAATCCTCGACCTTGGCGTGCTTGGGCGTCGGCTGAAGATACTGTCCCATGGTGATGAAATCGACATCCGCGCTGCGCATGTCGTCCATCACCTGATGGACCTCCAGCCGCTGCTCGCCCAGCCCCAGCATGATGCCGGATTTAGTGAAGATCATCGGATCGTGAGCCTTCACCTCTTCGAGCAGGCGCAGTGAGGCGTAATAGCGCGCACCGGGCCGGATGGTGGGATAGAGGCGCGGCACGGTTTCGAGATTGTGGTTATATACGTCCGGCCCCGCCTCGCAGATCGCCTCGACCGCAGGGCGCATCTTGTTGCGGAAATCGGGGGTGAGGATTTCGATCGTGGTTTCGGGCGTCTCGCGCCGCAGCGCGTTGATGACCTTCACGAACTGCCCCGCCCCACCATCGGGCAAATCGTCGCGATCGACGCTGGTGATGACGATGTGGTTGAGGCCCATCTGTCCCGCCGCGATGGCGACGTTTTCCGGCTCCATCGGATCGACGATGCGCGGCATCCCCGTCTTGACGTTGCAGAACGCACAGGCGCGCGTGCAGACATCGCCCAGGATCATGACGGTCGCGTGCTTCTTGTCCCAGCATTCGCCGATATTCGGACAGGCCGCTTCCTCGCACACGGTGTTCAGCTTCAAGTCGCGCATCAGCTTGCGCGTCTCGTGATAGCCCTTGCTGACAGGCGCCTTGACCCGGATCCAGTCCGGCTTGCGCTGGCGCGCGGGGCGCGGTTCGTCCTTGGGGGTTTCGGGCTGCGGAGCGGAAGAAAGATCGTTCATGTCGTCGCCCATCTAGGCGTGGGACTTGCCAGAGGCAATGGGCGTGGGCATGGGCAGCCGGGATGGAGAACGCCATGAAATCGTATACAGACCTGATCGACGGCTATCGCCGGTTCCGTAGCGGCGACTGGCGCGAACAGCGCGAACGCTGGGCGCAGTTGAGCGACGGGCAATCGCCGCAGGTGATGGTGATTTCATGTTCCGATAGCCGGGTCGATCCGGCCCAGATCCTCGATGTCGCGCCGGGCGAGATCTTCGTGGTGCGCAACGTCGCGGCGATGGTCCCTCCCTACGAGACCACACCCGGCAATCACGGCGTGTCCGCGGCGGTGGAATTCGCCGTCCAGTTCCTTAAGGTTCGCGAGATCGTCGTCATGGGGCATGGCGCGTGCGGGGGGTGCAAGGCGGCCCTGACCCGCGATCTCCACGGCAACGATCCGGGCGAAGGGGGCTTCGTTGCCCGCTGGGTGTCGATGCTGGATGAGGCCCGCGATCGGGTTGTCGACCAGCACGGCAGCGACGGCGCGACTGCCGAGCTCGAAATGGAGCTCGCAGCGGTTCGCGAGAGCCTGGCCAATCTGCGGACCTTCCCCTTTGTCAGCGAAAAGGAGCGGTCGGGCGAATTGACCCTCCACGGCGCGCATTTCGCCATTGCGGACGGGATTCTGCGCCAGCTCGACGAGGATAGCGGAACCTTCACACCGGCAGAATAGGTCCCGCGCTTGCGCGAGACCGGCTGGCGGGCCATGGGCAGGCCATGACCGAGCAGACCCTCAAGAACATCGCCCTCCTCATTGACGCGGACAATACCACGCCCAAGGGGATCGACCCGGTGCTGACCGTCATGGCCGAACTGGGCCAGGTCAACATCAAGCGCGCTTACGGGAATTTCGCGAAGAACAATCTCGCCAACTGGGACAAGATCACCCACCGCTACGGCATCAGGCCGCAGCAGCAATTCGACCTGACGGCGGGCAAGAACGCCACCGACATGGCGATGACGATCGACGCGATCGACCTTCTGTATCAGGGCAAGGTCGATGGGTTCGGGATCATGAGCTCGGACAGCGACTTCACCCCGCTGGTCACGCGGCTTCGGCAGGACGGGTTGGTCGTTTACGGCTTCGGCAGCACCAGCAAGACGCCGGCCGCCTTCAAGAGCGCCTGTACCCGCTTCATCGACATCGACGCGCTAATCAAGGGCGCATCGGACGAGCCCGAGACTTCCAAGGCGCGCGCCGCGCCGGGCAAAGGCCAGATCGACGACGAACTGGTGGAATTGCTCGGCACCGCATGGAAAGCCGCCAAACGCGACGACAAGGGCTTTGCCCCGATGGGCGAAGTCGGGAAGATCGCGGGCAATCGGTCCAGCTTTGATGTGCGCAATTACGGATATAAGCGCCTGTCCGACCTGTTCGAGGCGATCGACCAGTTTCAAGTCGACCGGCGCGACAATAACGGCATTTACGTCAAACGCCTGCGCTGACCGCCGAACCCTCTCAAACGCAAAAAGGGCGCGGAGGCCGAAGCCGCCGCGCCCTTTTCCATTTTTACCGAAGGCTTGGTGCGATCAGGAGCCCGCCTGCTGCGTGGCGTAGATCGCCCACAGATTGGCGATCGCCTGACGTGCACCCTGGACCTTGTTGAAGGTCGCCTCGGCTTCCGAATATTTGCCCTGGTCGAGCTGCGCGATACCCATGCGCGTCAGCACGAGCGGGGTGTTGGCACCCGACATGGCCGAAGCCTTCGCATAGAACTCCTCGGCCTCGGCACCGCGACCGTAGCTGAGATAGGCGTCACCCGCCGCCATGACGGTGGCGAGGTTGGCATTCGAGGCCCGCGCATCGCGCGCAAGTTCCGGCAGTTCGGTTTCGTCGATCTTCACGCGGCGCGCCGCTTCGGCCCGCGCCTCGCTCACGAAGCTGTTGCTGCGGTCCAGCATCCCGCTGGAATAGCCCTCGTCGATGACCGCGACCACTTCGCCTGGCAGTTTGCGAGGATCGGCCTGCTCGACATATTCGAGATACTGGTTGGCCTGGCGGATGCCGTTCACGCGCCGTGCAAGACGCAGCAGGTCGAGCGAATCCTGACCCGAAACGTCCGCGGTGTTGTAAAGGATGCCGATGGCATCGCCCCAGCTGGTGTCGCTGGGATAATCGCGCACATACATCGCGGCATAATCGCGCGCCTGTTGATCGAGCTGGTTGTTATAGGCCATGGCCAGACCACGCTTGAT
This genomic interval carries:
- a CDS encoding bifunctional 2-C-methyl-D-erythritol 4-phosphate cytidylyltransferase/2-C-methyl-D-erythritol 2,4-cyclodiphosphate synthase, which codes for MAERPSPSSAPAFAAIIVAAGQGLRAGQPVPKQFALWRGKPVLRHSVEALLEQGAQRIVIAIPEGGENLAEAALSGLDRVETVLGGETRQLSVLRALESLADEAPDSVLIHDAARPDLPEEVTARLLAALGNHEGAIPVLPVIDSLAVDRNGMMDGTGDRETLKRVQTPQAFRFASILTAHREWKGEPIAGDDAQVLRAAGQSVAMVAGHERLAKLTFAEDFMPMTPPVRTGLGYDVHRLVAGEELWLGGIQIEHDKGLSGHSDADVALHALTDALLGAIGDGDIGSHFPPSDPQWKGARSSQFLEHAAKLVAAQGYAVGNIDLTIICEEPKIGPHRPVMRQRIADLLGVDIDRVSVKATTTERLGFTGRGEGIAAQAVATLIRN
- a CDS encoding CinA family protein; this encodes MTYGLLPEDIEALARKVVEENAQAGRTVALAESCTGGLVAAALTEVPGSSSVFDRSFVTYSNAAKREMLGVPSEIIETFGAVSIACVWAMAKGALERSGADVAVAISGVAGPSGGTTLKPVGTVVFARVTRNSENTPDGELKLFDGPDRAAIRKEAALWALELLLPKQREDAGASAD
- a CDS encoding type II toxin-antitoxin system RatA family toxin translates to MPGSRETRRLPYSCEQMFDLVADVRRYGEFLPWVVATRVRSDGEHEMTADMLVGFKAIREKFTSRVTKDRPNRIDVYYMDGPLRDLDNSWVFRPTEDGGCEIDFCVQFTFRNAVFEALAGQYFDRAFRKMVEAFERRADELYGREQAPGSA
- the lipA gene encoding lipoyl synthase translates to MNDLSSAPQPETPKDEPRPARQRKPDWIRVKAPVSKGYHETRKLMRDLKLNTVCEEAACPNIGECWDKKHATVMILGDVCTRACAFCNVKTGMPRIVDPMEPENVAIAAGQMGLNHIVITSVDRDDLPDGGAGQFVKVINALRRETPETTIEILTPDFRNKMRPAVEAICEAGPDVYNHNLETVPRLYPTIRPGARYYASLRLLEEVKAHDPMIFTKSGIMLGLGEQRLEVHQVMDDMRSADVDFITMGQYLQPTPKHAKVEDFVTPKAFAAYGSIARAKGFLQVAASPLTRSSYHAGDDFAQMRAAREAKLAKKAAR
- a CDS encoding carbonic anhydrase gives rise to the protein MKSYTDLIDGYRRFRSGDWREQRERWAQLSDGQSPQVMVISCSDSRVDPAQILDVAPGEIFVVRNVAAMVPPYETTPGNHGVSAAVEFAVQFLKVREIVVMGHGACGGCKAALTRDLHGNDPGEGGFVARWVSMLDEARDRVVDQHGSDGATAELEMELAAVRESLANLRTFPFVSEKERSGELTLHGAHFAIADGILRQLDEDSGTFTPAE
- a CDS encoding NYN domain-containing protein, whose translation is MTEQTLKNIALLIDADNTTPKGIDPVLTVMAELGQVNIKRAYGNFAKNNLANWDKITHRYGIRPQQQFDLTAGKNATDMAMTIDAIDLLYQGKVDGFGIMSSDSDFTPLVTRLRQDGLVVYGFGSTSKTPAAFKSACTRFIDIDALIKGASDEPETSKARAAPGKGQIDDELVELLGTAWKAAKRDDKGFAPMGEVGKIAGNRSSFDVRNYGYKRLSDLFEAIDQFQVDRRDNNGIYVKRLR